One window of Ziziphus jujuba cultivar Dongzao chromosome 5, ASM3175591v1 genomic DNA carries:
- the LOC112491800 gene encoding transcription factor MYB62-like, with amino-acid sequence MSASSKSTTSCSEDDNELRRGPWTIEEDTLLIHYIAHHGEGRWNLLAKRSRLRRTGKSCRLRWLNSLKHDVKRGNLTLGEQLLILDLHSKWGNRWSKIAKYLPGRTDNEIKNYWRTRVQKQAKHLKIDSKSTAFQDIIRYFWIPRLLQKIEESSSSSSSLPIQNSEIPVS; translated from the exons ATGTCTGCTAGTAGTAAAAGCACAACCAGTTGCAGTGAAGATGATAATGAGCTTAGGAGAGGGCCCTGGACAATTGAAGAAGACACTCTCCTGATTCATTACATAGCTCACCATGGTGAAGGAAGATGGAACTTGCTAGCAAAACG TTCACGGCTAAGAAGAACTGGCAAGAGTTGCAGATTGAGATGGTTGAATTCTCTGAAACATGATGTCAAGCGCGGAAATCTTACTCTAGGGGAGCAGCTCTTGATTCTTGATCTCCATTCAAAGTGGGGCAACAG GTGGTCGAAAATTGCAAAGTACTTACCTGGGAGGACGGACAATGAAATCAAGAACTATTGGAGGACAAGAGTTCAGAAACAAGCTAAGCATCTTAAGATTGACAGCAAAAGCACAGCATTTCAAGACATCATTAGGTACTTTTGGATACCAAGGTTGCTTCAAAAGATAGaagaatcatcatcatcatcatcatcattgccAATCCAAAACTCAGAAATTCCTGTCTCTTGA
- the LOC125422900 gene encoding agamous-like MADS-box protein AGL62 codes for MATKKTQGRQKIEIKKLENKSNKQVTFSKRRVGLFNKAGELSVLCGAEVAAIVFSPNSKVFCFGHPSPEAVIHRYIYSTTSSNTNTSNSSEAAAAAMASAAAAAAGRALVPVGEFNREYREAMKELEVEKKRAEEVKLAAEEKKVAWSERLWWEEEMVDGMRLEELEQFMAALKEMRREVVNRTEELMKSCSAASNDAVLA; via the coding sequence ATGGCCACCAAAAAAACCCAAGGCCGCCAGAAGATCGAAATCAAGAAGCTTGAAAACAAGAGCAACAAACAAGTCACCTTCTCGAAGCGCCGTGTGGGTCTTTTCAACAAAGCTGGCGAGCTCAGCGTCCTCTGCGGCGCCGAGGTCGCCGCCATCGTCTTCTCTCCCAACAGCAAGGTCTTCTGCTTCGGCCACCCGAGCCCCGAGGCCGTAATTCACCGCTACATTTACAGCACCACTAGTAGTAACACTAACACTTCTAATTCCTCAGAGGCGGCGGCAGCGGCCATGGCTTCGGCCGCCGCTGCCGCTGCCGGAAGAGCGTTGGTGCCGGTGGGAGAGTTCAACAGGGAGTATAGAGAAGCCATGAAAGAGCTGGAGGTAGAGAAGAAGAGAGCGGAAGAGGTGAAACTTGCGGCTGAAGAAAAGAAGGTGGCGTGGAGTGAGAGGCTTTGGTGGGAGGAAGAGATGGTTGATGGGATGAGGTTGGAGGAGTTGGAGCAGTTCATGGCTGCTTTGAAGGAGATGAGAAGGGAGGTTGTGAATAGGACTGAAGAGTTGATGAAGAGTTGTAGTGCTGCTTCAAACGATGCTGTTTTGGCTTAG
- the LOC107429603 gene encoding protein transport protein SEC23 C, which produces MAEFLDLEAQDGVRMPWNVVPGTKQEATGCVVPVAAIYSPIKPFPNMPVLPYSPLRCRTCRSVLNPFSIVDFVAKIWICPFCFQRNHFPPHYNSISDDNLPAELFPQYTTIEYEEKASSSTPSVPPVFMFVVDTCIIEEEMAFLKSALSQALDLLPDHSLVGLITFGTYVQVHELGFGQIAKTYVFKGSKDYSKDQLLEHMNFFLKKPKPPTGVIAGARDGLSAESIARFLLPASECEFALNSVLEELQKDPWPVPADQRAARCTSTALSIAASLLGACVPGSGARIMAFVGGPSTEGPGAIVSKSLSEPIRSHKDLDKDSALHFHKAVKFYEGLSKQLVHQGHVLDLFACALDQVGIAELKVAIERTGGLVVLAESFGHSVFKESLKRVFQSGDHDLGLSSNGIFEINCSKDIKVQGIIGPCASLEKKGPLVSDTVTGQGNTSAWKMCGLDKATSLCLIFEIVKKEIPDATVPAASNQFYFQFLTYYQHQSGQMRLRVTTFSRRWVAGQGSIQDLIAGFDQEAAAVVMARLVSFKMETEAEFDPIRWLDKALIHLCSRFGDYQKDAPSSFSLSPRFSIFPQFVFHLRRSQFVQVFNNSPDETAYFRMILDRENVANSVVMIQPSLISYSFHSGPEPALLDVAAIAADRILLLDSYFTIVIFHGSTIAQWRKAGYHNLPEHQAFAQLLQAPADDADGITKERFPVPRLVVCDQHGSQARFLLAKLNPSATYNNEAPLPGGDVIFTDDVSFEVFLDHLQRLAVQ; this is translated from the exons atggCGGAATTCCTGGACCTCGAGGCCCAAGACGGCGTTCGAATGCCGTGGAACGTCGTGCCGGGGACGAAGCAGGAGGCGACGGGCTGTGTGGTTCCGGTGGCAGCAATCTACAGCCCCATCAAGCCGTTCCCTAACATGCCGGTGCTGCCGTACTCACCGCTAAGGTGCCGGACGTGCCGCTCCGTACTCAATCCCTTCTCCATCGTCGATTTCGTGGCTAAGATCTGGATCTGTCCGTTCTGCTTCCAGCGCAACCATTTCCCTCCGCATTACAATTCCATTTCCGACGATAACCTTCCGGCCGAGCTGTTCCCTCAGTACACCACGATCGAATACGAAGAGAAGGCGTCGTCTTCGACTCCGTCGGTGCCTCCGGTGTTCATGTTCGTCGTCGATACGTGTATTATCGAGGAGGAGATGGCGTTCCTCAAGTCCGCGCTCTCTCAGGCGCTCGACCTCTTACCGGACCATTCTCTCGTGGGGCTCATTACCTTCGGGACCTACGTTCAGGTTCACGAGCTCGGCTTTGGACAGATTGCCAAGACCTACGTTTTCAAAGGATCCAAGGACTATTCCAAGGACCAGCTTCTGGAGCATATGAATTTCTTCTTGAAGAAGCCTAAGCCGCCCACCGGAGTGATCGCCGGTGCCAGGGACGGCCTCTCCGCTGAGAGTATTGCGCGGTTTCTGTTGCCGGCATCGGAGTGCGAGTTTGCGCTTAACTCG GTGTTGGAGGAGCTCCAGAAGGACCCTTGGCCGGTTCCAGCGGATCAGCGGGCCGCGAGATGCACCAGCACGGCATTGAGTATCGCAGCCAGTTTGTTGGGAGCCTGTGTTCCTGGGTCTGGGGCTAGGATTATGGCGTTTGTGGGCGGTCCGTCCACGGAAGGCCCGGGTGCT ATTGTGTCAAAAAGTCTATCTGAACCAATTCGTTCTCACAAGGACCTGGATAAAGATTCTGCCCTGCATTTTCATAAAGCTGTGAAGTTCTATGAGGGACTTTCAAAGCAGCTTGTTCATCAAGGACATGTACTTGATCTTTTTGCTTGTGCTCTTGACCAG GTGGGAATTGCTGAACTTAAGGTTGCAATTGAGCGAACCGGAGGGCTTGTTGTGCTTGCAGAAAGTTTTGGCCATTCGGTATTTAAAGAGTCGCTGAAACGTGTTTTCCAGTCGGGTGATCACGATCTTGGTTTATCATCAAA TGGTATATTTGAGATAAACTGCTCAAAGGATATCAAAGTTCAAGGAATCATTGGTCCCTGTGCGTCTCTTGAGAAG AAAGGACCTTTGGTCTCTGATACAGTTACCGGTCAGGGGAATACAAGTGCGTGGAAGATGTGTGGCCTTGACAAAGCTACATCTTTATGtctaatatttgaaattgttaaGAAAGAAATCCCAGATGCTACCGTTCCAGCTGCTAGCAATCAATTTTACTTCCAATTTTTAACCTA TTATCAGCACCAGAGTGGTCAAATGAGGCTTCGTGTTACTACCTTTTCCAGAAGATGGGTAGCTGGACAGGGAAGCATACAG GACTTGATTGCTGGATTTGACCAAGAAGCAGCTGCTGTAGTTATGGCACGTTTAGTTTCTTTCAAAATGGAAACTGAG GCAGAGTTTGACCCTATAAGATGGTTGGATAAAGCATTGATACATCTGTGTTCTCGATTTGGAGATTACCAAAAGGACGCTCCATCTTCTTTCAGCTTATCTCCACGGTTTTCAATATTCCCTCAATTTGTGTTTCATTTAAGACGTTCTCAGTTTGTTCAG GTTTTTAACAACAGCCCAGATGAGACTGCATACTTCAGAATGATTCTAGATCGTGAAAATGTTGCAAATTCAGTTGTGATGATTCAGCCTTCATTGATTTCATACTCATTTCATTCAGGCCCAGAACCAGCACTCCTTGATGTAGCTGCCATTGCAGCTGATAGGATTTTACTTTTGGACTCTTATTTTACCATAGTTATTTTTCATGGTTCGACTATCGCTCAGTGGAGAAAGGCTGGATATCATAATTTGCCAGAACATCAG GCTTTTGCCCAGTTGTTGCAAGCTCCAGCTGACGATGCGGATGGAATAACCAAGGAAAGATTTCCAGTTCCCCGTTTAGTGGTTTGTGATCAGCATGGTTCTcag GCCCGTTTTCTTTTGGCAAAATTAAATCCTTCAGCTACGTATAACAATGAGGCTCCTCTTCCTGGGGGAGATGTAATCTTTACAGATGATGTTAGTTTTGAGGTATTCTTGGATCATCTTCAGAGACTGGCAGTtcaataa
- the LOC107428633 gene encoding pentatricopeptide repeat-containing protein At1g08070, chloroplastic-like, with amino-acid sequence MNSQERLIPGRLGFGSPEPASSVRHLQQIHAYVVKTRLLPLATQPLLLFSPSQGPKPDVVVSSIHVCHILNQLDNPRLCLDLCNAVVRNLSSNNNSSSSSSSSSSSSSNGSRRNSLAALLLFREMLLNGVLPNNYTVPYVLKACAQSHALKEGVQIHAYSIKTGLLLSNAYVKNTLMRLYAVCGLVDAVEALFAEPCNLDVVSWTILIQCYVKMGFPTLGVMAFFEMCKAKAKADEKTVVIVLSACSKLGDLSLGRKLHGYIRDNGVSSDVFVGNALIDMYLKCGDAASARELFDGMPVRNVVSWNSLISGLAHQGEFKKALNMFRKMQKTGLEPDDFTLVGVLNSCANLGVLELGKWIHAYIDKNQIEADGFIGNALVDMYAKCGSIKEAYKVFREMKHRDVYSCTAIIVGLAMHGEANRALEVFSEMPRMGINPDEVTFIGVLAACSHAGLVVEAQKYFKDMEFVYGLKPQMEHYGCMVDLLGRAGLIDEAEKFIQNMPIEPDASVWGALLGACKIHGNVELGEDVMKKLVKVEPDGDGAYVLMSNLYSSANKWTEAVKLRKAMKEKNMKKNPGCSSIELDGVVHEFRKGDKSHPKSKEIYKLLEEIRRQLNNYGHLAHANLLF; translated from the coding sequence ATGAACTCCCAAGAGCGCCTTATACCGGGCAGACTCGGATTCGGATCCCCCGAACCCGCGAGTTCCGTAAGACATCTCCAGCAAATCCATGCCTACGTCGTCAAAACTCGGCTTCTTCCTCTCGCAACCCAACCGCTACTCCTCTTCTCTCCCTCCCAAGGTCCCAAACCCGACGTCGTCGTTTCTTCTATCCACGTGTGCCATATCTTAAACCAATTGGACAACCCACGACTCTGCCTCGACCTTTGCAACGCCGTCGTTCGGAACCTTTCTTCcaataacaacagcagcagcagcagcagcagcagcagcagcagcagcagcaatgGCAGTCGCCGTAATTCTCTGGCTGCCCTGTTGCTGTTTCGCGAGATGCTTCTGAACGGTGTCCTTCCAAATAACTACACTGTACCTTACGTCCTCAAGGCGTGTGCCCAGTCTCACGCGCTCAAAGAAGGCGTGCAGATTCACGCGTATTCCATCAAGACTGGGTTGCTCCTCTCCAATGCCTACGTCAAGAACACGCTCATGAGGCTCTATGCCGTTTGTGGGCTTGTCGATGCTGTGGAAGCTTTGTTTGCCGAACCCTGTAACCTGGACGTGGTCTCGTGGACTATACTCATTCAGTGTTACGTCAAGATGGGTTTTCCAACACTGGGCGTTATGGCTTTCTTTGAGATGTGCAAAGCCAAAGCGAAAGCTGATGAGAAAACGGTGGTCATTGTTCTCTCGGCTTGCTCTAAGCTCGGAGACTTGAGCTTGGGCAGGAAACTCCATGGCTATATTCGTGATAATGGGGTGAGCTCTGACGTCTTCGTGGGCAATGCGTTGATCGATATGTATCTCAAGTGTGGAGATGCTGCTTCCGCACGTGAGTTGTTCGACGGTATGCCTGTAAGAAATGTTGTTTCTTGGAATTCCTTGATATCAGGGCTGGCTCATCAAGGGGAATTCAAGAAGGCATTAAATATGTTTCGGAAAATGCAGAAAACAGGCCTTGAACCAGATGATTTTACTTTAGTTGGTGTTTTGAATTCGTGCGCAAATCTTGGTGTTCTTGAGTTGGGAAAGTGGATTCatgcatatatagataaaaatcaGATTGAGGCAGATGGGTTTATAGGGAATGCTCTCGTTGACATGTATGCCAAATGTGGAAGCATAAAAGAAGCTTATAAAGTGTTTCGAGAAATGAAACACAGGGATGTATATTCATGCACTGCCATCATTGTTGGATTAGCCATGCATGGGGAAGCAAATAGGGCATTGGAGGTCTTCTCCGAGATGCCTAGAATGGGAATAAATCCAGATGAGGTAACATTTATCGGAGTTCTCGCAGCATGTAGTCATGCAGGCCTTGTGGTTGAAGCCCAGAAGTATTTTAAGGACATGGAATTTGTGTACGGACTTAAGCCTCAAATGGAACACTATGGCTGCATGGTCGACCTTTTAGGCCGTGCAGGATTGATAGATGAGGCAGAGAAGTTCATCCAAAATATGCCAATTGAGCCTGATGCCTCTGTTTGGGGAGCCCTTTTGGGAGCTTGTAAGATCCATGGGAACGTTGAACTAGGAGAAGATGTGATGAAAAAACTAGTAAAGGTAGAGCCAGATGGAGATGGTGCATACGTGCTCATGTCAAATTTATATTCCTCTGCAAATAAATGGACGGAAGCAGTGAAGTTGAGAAAGGCaatgaaagaaaagaatatgaagaaaaatcctGGATGTAGTTCAATTGAGCTCGATGGTGTTGTTCATGAATTTCGGAAGGGTGACAAATCACATCCGAAAAGTAAAGAGATATACAAACTGCTGGAAGAAATCAGGAGGCAGTTAAACAACTATGGGCATTTAGCACATGCAAACCTGCTGTTCTGA